The Triticum aestivum cultivar Chinese Spring chromosome 6D, IWGSC CS RefSeq v2.1, whole genome shotgun sequence genomic sequence TTCATTATCGATTTAAGTTTATTATCAACATTAACAGAGATAGTAGTATTTAATAGAAGAAACTGAATTAGCTTTAAGCTTCCAAATGTACCTATTGAGTTACCTACTTGACATTTCAGTTTATTCAAACTAGTTATCATATCTTGAGAAAAACTGCACTGAAACTATCACCCTTATAAGAATTCTTGCATCTGCCAAGACGGACGCAACTGGAAATTTAGCTCAACTATAACAGAAATAATTTGCCAATGTTGGTGTTTATTATTTTACTGTATGGTTATTCATATAATGAACTGATAAAGAGAGTTTGCTAGCTCTGACTTGCACCACAGTTCAATGGTGTTAATATCACAATATTACATGAACATCGGTACATATTTGTTCGACAAAGCAGATAGTACAACACATTTATGACAGCCATCACCTGGATATGGAGGCTGGACTGGTGACATATAAAACATAGAAACCAGCTATCCATAGGAGATGTGAATCAGAtcacaaccatcacataaacattgGAACAAAACACTACAGAAAAAAAACTATATGTTGAAGAGGTCATGAAGCAGGAAAAGAAACAAGTAGGCAGGATTCCATCAACCAATTATGGAAAATCAACTTCTTTTTTTCATAGATGAAGTGCCAAGGCATGCCATTACCTGCAGGGTAAACACTTTCAAATGGATGATAGTGCAAGGGGACGCAGGTTTCAGAGAGTTTCTTGAATTCCAATGACTGAAGCTGGACAATGAAGAGTCCAATAGGTGTACACAGGAGCACCATATTATTGTACTCCGCAAACCCTGCTACCAATACGCGCCCCATCTTCTCTGAATCAAGGGAAATTAGCTTGTCAAGTTCAAAAGTTCTTCCCATGATCCATGAAGCAGCACCATCAGAATTGGCCTCTCTCTTCCATAATTGGGCATGGAAGCCTGACAGAGTGAGTAAACCAAGCCCACCACCCTCTGCCTGCATAATCGAGATGTCGGTGAAGCTTTTGACACGCATGTCCTCACTCACAGATATCATAGCTAGGCTCTGCCTATCTAGATCAAACTCAAGGATGCCATTGGAAAGTAGCCAATAAAGGGAATCCCCAACCAGCACAGTTGGCCTACTAGTAAAGAACACCGGAGATGAGGCGAGGAAACTCCATAGGCCGGTCACCGTCTCCGATGAGAGGAGGGAATCCCCAGGCTTGTATGGAAGCGGTGCTTCCAAGAGATTGCTCCATACGCCGGTCTCCGATGAGTAAACGTAGGTGATGGCTCGTGCACCATCAATGGCTACCAGGACAACCTGGAAGTGGTGATCGACTCCGGCAGCGCGAAGCACCGCCCCCTTTGGTTGGGGTTTCCTCCATGTCAAGCCACGAGGGAACGGCAATGCGGTGCTGGTCGCCCGTGACAGGGTCCCACACCAGGACCTGGTCCCGCTCGCGGGGGAAGATGAGCACGAGGCCATGGCGGCAGTTGGCGATCTGGTCGCCGTCGTCGTACTTCATGGAGAATCGCTTCGTGGGGACACGATTGGGGGCGTCCAGAGAATGTTCGAAGGAGACACGACACATGCCCTCCTTCATGAGGAGGAAACCGATGAGGGGAGGGTTGCGGCGGTTGCGGAAGCGGAAGCGGAGGAAGAATTTGGGGTCGGACCGTCGGAGACGAGGCGGCACCAACGCGTGCAGACGGCAGAGGCGCGGGGGAGTGAGGACGGCAGcggggggaggcggaggaggatctcggtGAGCAGGTCATCGTCTTCCAGCGGCGGCGCCGCCGGCAAGGGGAGGCCCGCCTTCATCTGGCTCTCCTCGCAGCTCATGCGGGGATGTGGTGTGGTGCGGACGTGCGGTGCGTGGTGGAATGAAGTGGATCGGCCCAAACTTACACTGGAAATTGTTGAGAAACCGGGTCAGCCCGGGGGTGGCGGCGGCCGCGTGCAAAGCGCACGGGCCGGCCCCTCCCGTTTCTCCTCTTGGTAGgtgggtacttatcccttgaccacctaccccctatataaagcaacgaggagccatcattgtaacacctgatcattgattaataaagctggtctcctccatCTCTCTGTGTCATTTTACTTTCGCAtacttcgactacttcgtctacgacgctcgctctcgctccgcaacctcggaccggactcgccggcggagttgcggaacacgttatcagcacgcttcgCTCCATCAACTCTCCGTCAAGCCTGCATCACGCAGGCATTCGTCGATCCCGTGGAGGTATAAGATCCGATCCCCACTCTTTGCAAAAATGGATTATTCTCGTTCCTACGATTCCGTTTTTGCGATTAGATTATTTTTTCGATACATCTACCTATGGTGTGGATTTCTCTCCCAAAAACCGAGCGGACGAACACGTCGCCGACCAATGTCGATGTTTTTGGATCACGAGAGACTTGTTGACTACACTATACGGGAGTCGGTACAGATCGTGATCCAGATGATCACGGTACCGCCGCGCTGTACCCGACGTACACGCGTCGTGACGTCCCGAAGACGCACGATCTTGCCATCCCGAGGCAGATGACGACGTCCCCGTCGCCAAGCGCTCGACTGCCGTCGCCGCGCTCGCGTGCCCGCTGCACGCGCCGCCCTGCTGGCCGCGACCTTGCCGgtcgccggcgccgccgtgctGGCCGTCGCCGTGGCAGCACACCGCCCGCGTGGCCGTGGCCGTAGCCGCGCCGCGCTGGCCGTGCTGCTCCGGCCGTGCCGCGCCGgggccgagccgcgccgccgcgccgaggCCGCGTGCCCCAATGGCCGCCGCGTGCTGTGGCCGTAGCCGCCCAGCCGCGTGCCGTGCCGGCCGTCGTCGCCCTAGCCGCGCGTGCCTTGGCCGTGCTGCGCGCCGTCCGGTGGCTGTGCCGCGCGCCGCGC encodes the following:
- the LOC123140924 gene encoding uncharacterized protein, which codes for MASCSSSPASGTRSWCGTLSRATSTALPFPRGLTWRKPQPKGAVLRAAGVDHHFQVVLVAIDGARAITYVYSSETGVWSNLLEAPLPYKPGDSLLSSETVTGLWSFLASSPVFFTSRPTVLVGDSLYWLLSNGILEFDLDRQSLAMISVSEDMRVKSFTDISIMQAEGGGLGLLTLSGFHAQLWKREANSDGAASWIMGRTFELDKLISLDSEKMGRVLVAGFAEYNNMVLLCTPIGLFIVQLQSLEFKKLSETCVPLHYHPFESVYPAETCIGGGHDAADLPPDT